A window of Campylobacter ureolyticus contains these coding sequences:
- a CDS encoding ABC-F family ATP-binding cassette domain-containing protein, which yields MVEVHGLTMRFGTQLLFEDINLSLDKGNRYGLIGANGAGKSTFLKILSGEIEASSGEVLIDSGLKVGVLGQDQFAFENFSLKDAVLYGNKRLYDAVKEKEKLYLSEEFTDEINERLSELEMITAEEDPTYEYETRCEKILSSLGLNEYDKLMSEVENSDKFKVLLAQVLFPKPDVLFLDEPTNNLDIEAISWLENELNHHAGTLVVISHDRHFLNRVCTDILDVDFKRIREFAGNYDDWYIASNLMNKKAQMERDKKLKEKEELEKFIARFSANASKAKQATSRQKRLDKLDISEVMTSSRREPSILFRPNREIGNELISLNEISKKFDKKVILDNFNFKLEKGDKVAIIGKNGVGKSTLCKIIMNEITPDSGNVHIGATIELGYFAQDINNKLTSDLKLYEYLQDNKNKDLDEIRKCLGRMLFSGAEQEKSVKDLSGGEKHRVMLSKLMLIKPNLLILDEPNNHLDLEAIIALGEALYQFKGSAICVSHDRELIDAFANRILHLKGDGEIVDFRGTFEEYRQSLGQD from the coding sequence GTGGTTGAAGTACATGGTTTAACTATGAGATTTGGTACTCAGTTATTGTTTGAAGATATTAATTTAAGCCTTGATAAAGGAAATAGATATGGACTTATCGGTGCAAATGGAGCTGGTAAATCAACATTTTTAAAAATTTTAAGTGGAGAAATAGAAGCAAGTAGCGGGGAAGTATTAATTGATAGTGGTTTAAAAGTTGGAGTTTTAGGTCAAGATCAGTTTGCTTTTGAAAATTTCAGTTTAAAAGATGCGGTTTTGTATGGAAATAAACGACTTTATGATGCAGTTAAGGAAAAAGAAAAGCTTTATTTAAGCGAGGAATTTACAGATGAGATAAATGAGCGTTTAAGTGAGCTTGAGATGATAACAGCCGAAGAAGATCCAACTTATGAGTATGAAACAAGATGTGAAAAAATTCTCTCATCTTTGGGTCTTAATGAGTATGATAAATTAATGAGTGAGGTTGAAAACTCAGATAAATTTAAAGTTTTATTAGCTCAAGTTTTATTTCCAAAACCAGATGTGCTTTTTTTAGATGAGCCTACAAACAACCTTGATATTGAGGCAATTTCATGGCTTGAAAATGAGCTTAATCACCACGCTGGAACGTTAGTTGTAATAAGTCATGATAGGCACTTTTTAAACAGAGTTTGCACTGATATTTTAGATGTTGATTTTAAGCGTATTAGAGAGTTTGCAGGAAATTATGATGATTGGTATATTGCCTCAAATTTGATGAATAAAAAAGCCCAAATGGAAAGAGATAAAAAGCTAAAAGAAAAAGAAGAACTTGAAAAATTTATCGCTCGTTTTAGTGCAAATGCTAGTAAGGCAAAACAAGCAACAAGCAGACAAAAAAGACTTGACAAGCTTGATATTAGTGAAGTTATGACAAGCTCTAGAAGAGAGCCAAGCATTTTATTTCGTCCAAATAGAGAAATAGGAAATGAATTAATTAGTCTAAATGAAATTTCAAAAAAATTTGATAAAAAAGTAATTTTAGATAATTTTAACTTTAAGCTTGAAAAGGGTGATAAAGTTGCAATAATTGGTAAAAATGGTGTTGGAAAAAGCACACTTTGTAAAATTATAATGAATGAAATTACTCCTGATAGTGGAAATGTACATATAGGAGCAACGATCGAGCTTGGGTATTTTGCACAAGATATAAATAATAAACTAACAAGTGATTTAAAGCTTTATGAATATCTGCAAGATAATAAAAATAAAGATTTAGATGAAATTAGAAAATGTCTTGGTAGGATGCTTTTTAGTGGTGCTGAGCAAGAAAAAAGTGTAAAAGATCTAAGTGGAGGTGAAAAGCACCGTGTAATGCTTAGTAAATTAATGCTGATAAAGCCTAATTTGCTTATTTTGGATGAACCAAACAACCACCTTGATTTAGAGGCGATTATTGCTTTAGGTGAAGCACTTTATCAATTTAAAGGAAGTGCAATTTGCGTAAGTCACGATAGAGAGTTAATTGATGCTTTTGCAAATAGAATACTTCATCTAAAAGGTGATGGAGAAATAGTTGATTTTAGGGGAACTTTTGAAGAGTATAGACAAAGTTTGGGTCAAGATTAA
- the thiS gene encoding sulfur carrier protein ThiS, producing the protein MKSIDKVWVKINAKEVEVKNGTKLLEIIKDFKFDISRIAVEKNGEILSKNLWKYDLLSKDDNYEIVEFVGGG; encoded by the coding sequence TTGAAGAGTATAGACAAAGTTTGGGTCAAGATTAACGCTAAAGAGGTTGAGGTTAAAAATGGTACAAAATTGCTTGAAATTATAAAAGACTTTAAATTTGACATTAGCCGTATTGCTGTTGAAAAAAATGGCGAAATTTTAAGCAAAAATCTTTGGAAATACGATCTTTTAAGCAAAGATGATAATTATGAAATAGTTGAGTTTGTAGGTGGTGGATAG
- the thiF gene encoding sulfur carrier protein ThiS adenylyltransferase ThiF, translated as MDSILCKKKYFESEIYKRNDELVTKKVKNSKVVILGLGGLGSNIASMLARVGVGNLKLVDFDKVELNNLNRQFYNKTHIGLFKTDALKSELELINPYLNFEILNLKITSQNLNSVLKDDFLICEAFDNADLKALLMDYASKNLDKYFVFGSGMGGYESSNLMKVKRFGTNCYICGDFSSKASLMAPKVVQCASMQANTILRIIMNEFEI; from the coding sequence GTGGATAGTATTTTATGCAAAAAAAAATATTTCGAAAGCGAAATTTACAAAAGAAATGATGAGTTAGTTACAAAAAAAGTTAAAAATTCTAAAGTTGTGATTTTAGGACTTGGCGGACTTGGTTCAAATATCGCTTCAATGCTTGCTAGAGTAGGAGTTGGAAATTTAAAACTAGTTGATTTTGATAAGGTTGAATTAAACAATCTAAATCGTCAGTTTTATAACAAAACCCATATTGGACTTTTTAAAACAGATGCCTTAAAATCCGAACTTGAGCTAATAAATCCTTACTTAAATTTTGAAATTTTAAATTTAAAAATTACAAGCCAAAATTTAAATTCCGTTTTAAAAGATGATTTTTTAATATGTGAGGCTTTTGATAATGCTGATTTAAAAGCCTTACTCATGGATTACGCCTCTAAAAATTTAGATAAATATTTTGTTTTTGGAAGTGGAATGGGCGGATATGAGAGCTCAAATTTAATGAAAGTAAAAAGATTTGGTACAAACTGCTATATTTGTGGCGATTTTAGTTCAAAAGCATCATTAATGGCCCCAAAGGTTGTGCAATGTGCCTCAATGCAGGCAAACACAATTTTAAGAATTATTATGAATGAGTTTGAAATTTAG
- a CDS encoding thiazole synthase: protein MENDNLKLGEYEFKSRFILGSGKFNPELIKACVDEAGVEIITLALRRVNESQNKNILDFIPKNITILPNTSGARNANEAVRIARLCKELNVSKFIKLEVIDDSKYLFPNNYETLKATEILAKEGFIVMVYMHADLGIARSLESAGAAAIMPLASPIGSNQGLTQKEMIKILINEIKTPIIVDAGIGRPSQACEAMEIGCDGVMVNTAVATARNLPQMARAFKNAVIAGRDAYLAGFGRVKKTASPSSPLTGFLRD from the coding sequence ATGGAAAATGATAATCTAAAATTGGGCGAATATGAGTTTAAATCAAGGTTTATTCTAGGCTCTGGCAAGTTTAATCCAGAACTCATAAAAGCTTGTGTGGATGAAGCAGGAGTAGAGATTATAACATTAGCACTTAGACGAGTAAATGAAAGCCAAAATAAGAATATCCTTGATTTTATCCCCAAAAATATTACTATTTTACCAAATACAAGTGGGGCTAGAAATGCAAATGAAGCTGTGAGAATTGCAAGACTTTGCAAAGAGCTTAATGTTAGCAAATTTATAAAACTTGAAGTTATAGATGACTCAAAATATCTTTTTCCAAATAATTATGAAACTTTAAAAGCAACTGAGATTTTAGCAAAAGAGGGCTTTATAGTTATGGTTTATATGCATGCTGATTTGGGCATTGCAAGAAGTTTAGAAAGTGCAGGAGCAGCAGCTATTATGCCTCTTGCATCTCCAATTGGCAGTAATCAAGGCTTAACTCAAAAAGAAATGATTAAAATATTAATAAATGAGATTAAAACTCCAATTATTGTTGATGCGGGCATTGGTAGACCATCACAAGCTTGTGAGGCTATGGAAATTGGGTGTGACGGGGTTATGGTAAATACTGCAGTTGCAACAGCTAGAAATTTACCACAAATGGCAAGAGCTTTTAAAAACGCTGTAATTGCAGGTCGAGATGCTTATTTGGCAGGTTTTGGAAGAGTTAAAAAAACAGCTTCGCCAAGTTCGCCATTAACTGGATTTTTAAGAGATTAA
- the thiH gene encoding 2-iminoacetate synthase ThiH: MKNSNPFAYQNGMIDIKSDILKIVLDETSKFEYRNYTKDDVFKALNSKIRTQNDLKVLLSIEAGECLEEIAEVCKNETRAKFGENINIFTPLYISNFCDSHCVYCGFNTKNNIKRAKLSFEAIKTELINIKKTGLEEILILTGESRVNSDVEYIAKACKMASGYFKIVGVEIYPLNVDEYAFLHENGVDYVNVYQETYNPLKYQKIHLSGEKMSFPYRFNAQERAIVGGMRGAGFGALLGIDDFRKDAFATALHANLIYQKYPFVEISLSVPRLRPVINNSRINPRDVHEKELLQVVMAYRLFMPHATITISTRERAGFRDNAIKIAANKLSAGVSVGIGGHSKKIGDEQFNINDERSVDEVCKSIENSGFYPLMSEYIYV; the protein is encoded by the coding sequence ATGAAAAATTCAAATCCATTCGCCTATCAAAACGGCATGATTGATATAAAAAGTGATATTTTAAAAATAGTTTTAGATGAAACTTCTAAATTTGAGTATAGAAACTATACAAAAGATGATGTATTTAAGGCATTAAATTCTAAAATTAGAACGCAAAATGATTTAAAAGTGCTTTTAAGCATTGAAGCAGGGGAGTGTTTAGAAGAAATTGCAGAAGTTTGTAAAAATGAAACAAGAGCAAAATTTGGTGAGAATATAAATATTTTTACTCCACTTTATATATCAAATTTTTGTGATAGTCATTGCGTTTATTGTGGATTTAATACAAAAAATAATATTAAAAGAGCAAAGTTAAGTTTTGAAGCTATAAAAACTGAGCTTATAAATATAAAAAAAACAGGTTTAGAAGAAATTTTGATTTTAACAGGAGAAAGTAGAGTTAACTCAGATGTAGAATATATCGCTAAAGCATGCAAAATGGCAAGTGGGTATTTTAAAATAGTTGGAGTTGAAATTTACCCATTAAATGTTGATGAGTATGCGTTTTTACATGAAAATGGCGTTGATTATGTAAATGTTTATCAAGAAACATATAATCCTTTAAAATATCAAAAAATTCATCTCTCTGGCGAAAAGATGAGTTTTCCTTACCGCTTTAACGCCCAAGAAAGGGCAATTGTAGGTGGTATGCGAGGTGCTGGATTTGGAGCACTTTTAGGAATTGATGATTTTAGAAAAGATGCTTTTGCTACTGCACTTCATGCAAATTTAATATATCAAAAATATCCGTTTGTTGAAATCTCACTTTCAGTTCCAAGGCTTCGTCCTGTTATAAATAACTCTCGAATAAACCCACGCGATGTTCATGAAAAAGAGCTTTTGCAAGTAGTTATGGCATATAGGCTTTTTATGCCACATGCAACTATTACGATTTCAACTAGGGAAAGAGCTGGATTTAGAGATAATGCCATTAAGATTGCAGCCAACAAACTTTCAGCTGGAGTAAGTGTAGGAATTGGTGGTCATAGTAAAAAAATAGGCGATGAACAATTTAATATAAATGATGAAAGAAGTGTTGATGAAGTTTGTAAAAGCATTGAAAATAGTGGATTTTATCCTTTGATGAGTGAATATATTTATGTCTAA
- a CDS encoding thiamine phosphate synthase codes for MSNLVVITDLKLCKDDIYKRVFKFLNCGANVVLRAKELSENEYFKFANEVFKTCASFKEQIFIHKFVNVALNLECKNIWLPLKELEIYKDDLAKFDKIVASTHSVDEVKSALNLGTSSICLSHIYKTDCKFNLAPKGLNLINDVRKFYNGEIYALGGINSSNFKNCLNAGANKICIMSKSMKCKDESEFVKSFC; via the coding sequence ATGTCTAATTTGGTTGTAATTACTGATTTAAAGCTTTGCAAAGATGATATTTATAAAAGAGTTTTTAAATTTTTAAATTGTGGTGCAAATGTAGTTTTAAGAGCAAAAGAGCTTAGTGAAAATGAGTATTTTAAATTTGCAAATGAGGTTTTTAAAACTTGTGCTAGTTTTAAAGAGCAAATTTTTATACATAAATTTGTAAATGTTGCATTGAATTTAGAATGTAAAAATATTTGGTTACCACTGAAAGAGCTTGAAATTTATAAAGATGATTTAGCTAAATTTGATAAAATTGTAGCTTCAACTCATAGTGTGGATGAAGTAAAAAGTGCTTTAAATTTAGGAACTAGTTCAATTTGTCTAAGTCATATTTATAAAACTGATTGTAAATTTAATCTTGCCCCAAAAGGGTTAAATTTAATTAATGATGTGAGAAAATTCTATAATGGTGAAATTTATGCACTTGGTGGAATAAATAGTTCAAATTTTAAGAATTGTTTAAATGCAGGAGCTAATAAAATTTGCATAATGAGCAAATCTATGAAATGCAAAGATGAAAGTGAGTTTGTAAAAAGTTTTTGTTAA